From the Musa acuminata AAA Group cultivar baxijiao chromosome BXJ3-7, Cavendish_Baxijiao_AAA, whole genome shotgun sequence genome, one window contains:
- the LOC135643793 gene encoding protein trichome birefringence-like 38 has product MGTMIGVMLLLVFVMASAWGVGAHCDLYNGRWVEDESYPLYDSRSCPFVRKEFDCLRYGRPDTKYLKFRWEPAGTCDLPRFDGVKLMRTLGGKKVMFVGDSLTLNQYLSFLCLLHAAVPNATLSFSSDNRSLSAVTFEDYNVTVMYYKSHYLVDIVKENRGRVLKLDSVQIGGSIWLTADVLIFNTWHWWLSTGSRQEWDYMRDGHRTVKNMNRTVAFSKALATWANWVDSSINSSTTRVFFQGISPAHYKGTEWGRNGGTCKGETEPSSPSAYYGGPIPEEAIVKQQLSNMSKPVYLFDISYLSQLRKDAHPSKYNGINFRNDCSHWCVGGLPDTWNLLLYAALVHSI; this is encoded by the exons ATGGGAACCATGATCGGTGTGATGCTGCTGCTGGTGTTCGTGATGGCCTCGGCGTGGGGCGTGGGAGCCCACTGCGATTTGTACAACGGGAGATGGGTGGAGGACGAGTCGTACCCGCTCTACGATTCGCGGAGTTGCCCCTTCGTTCGCAAGGAGTTCGACTGCCTGCGCTACGGCCGGCCCGACACCAAGTACCTCAAGTTCCGGTGGGAGCCCGCTGGGACATGTGATCTCCCCAG GTTTGATGGTGTGAAGCTGATGAGGACGTTGGGAGGGAAGAAGGTGATGTTTGTGGGAGACTCATTGACTTTGAATCAGTACCTTTCGTTCCTGTGTTTGCTCCATGCGGCTGTGCCCAACGCcaccctctccttctcctccgatAATCGCTCCCTCTCTGCAGTAACATTTGAG GATTACAACGTTACGGTGATGTACTACAAGTCTCATTACTTGGTGGACATCGTGAAAGAGAACAGAGGACGTGTCCTAAAGCTGGACTCCGTACAAATTGGTGGATCCATCTGGCTCACCGCCGATGTGCTCATCTTCAACACATGGCACTGGTGGCTATCCACAGGATCCCGTCAAGA GTGGGACTACATGCGAGATGGCCACCGGACAGTGAAGAACATGAACAGGACTGTGGCCTTCTCCAAAGCATTGGCGACCTGGGCAAACTGGGTAGACTCGAGCATCAATTCATCCACTACGCGAGTGTTCTTCCAAGGGATCTCACCAGCCCATTACAA AGGAACAGAGTGGGGCAGGAATGGTGGCACCTGTAAAGGAGAAACAGAGCCGTCGAGTCCATCTGCATATTACGGAGGTCCGATTCCGGAAGAAGCCATAGTGAAGCAGCAGCTGAGCAACATGTCGAAGCCTGTGTACCTGTTCGACATTAGCTATCTCTCGCAGCTTCGGAAGGATGCTCATCCATCCAAGTATAATGGCATCAACTTCCGCAACGATTGCAGCCATTGGTGCGTTGGTGGCCTGCCAGACACATGGAACCTGCTCCTATACGCAGCTCTTGTCCATTCCATATGA